Proteins encoded within one genomic window of Parolsenella massiliensis:
- a CDS encoding SAF domain-containing protein, whose protein sequence is MRRRARVATSVVCGVAAALLAMGGAQSARTEAQRERSELLERYGGEVASLVVARRELASGSVVSETDVEERDWLADLAPEGAFTSVGDIVGTRLTSPVAKGAPLTRLSVASGEGDVEVPEGRVAISARVGERVGIPADVASGARVLVYEAAGDGVRLVCADALVLGGSAGRSSSDASITLAVYPDEVSGVLAASAAGTLRVALPADDVVAQAQTADEQAPTSVSPETGGES, encoded by the coding sequence ATGAGGAGAAGGGCGAGGGTCGCGACGTCTGTCGTCTGCGGCGTTGCCGCGGCGCTGCTCGCCATGGGCGGTGCTCAGTCCGCGCGCACCGAGGCACAGCGGGAGCGCTCCGAGCTTCTCGAGCGCTATGGCGGCGAGGTGGCGAGCCTGGTCGTTGCGCGCCGGGAGCTCGCGAGCGGAAGCGTCGTCTCCGAGACGGACGTCGAGGAGCGCGACTGGCTCGCCGACCTCGCGCCGGAGGGGGCGTTCACGTCCGTGGGCGACATCGTGGGCACCAGGCTCACGTCTCCCGTCGCCAAGGGGGCGCCCCTCACGCGGCTGTCGGTTGCCTCGGGCGAGGGGGACGTGGAGGTGCCCGAGGGGCGCGTCGCCATCTCTGCCCGCGTAGGCGAGCGTGTGGGAATCCCCGCAGACGTGGCGAGCGGGGCGCGCGTGCTTGTCTACGAGGCTGCCGGTGACGGCGTGCGGCTTGTGTGCGCGGACGCCCTCGTGCTTGGGGGATCTGCGGGCCGCTCCTCTTCTGACGCCTCCATCACCCTCGCGGTCTATCCGGACGAGGTGTCGGGCGTGCTCGCAGCCTCCGCGGCCGGGACCCTGCGAGTGGCGCTGCCGGCAGATGACGTGGTGGCGCAGGCGCAGACGGCGGACGAGCAGGCTCCCACGAGCGTTTCGCCCGAGACGGGAGGCGAGTCCTGA
- a CDS encoding type II secretion system F family protein: protein METLLCLGSGACAALGAWALAGSGRARMRPRGEGMRALGAIGWLRDLCASPPMVALGKTDYCRRMADELARDVKLGALGLGREAAPVLASAWLLICGCAGLLVALSWVGAVAGIAVGVVASLAWCSAREAVRRRELARQVPDVFRSLAGALAAGRTLSQAISYVGSLGAGPLNREFARASLMVSCGTSATEAVERVSRATDAPGVELMVCALSVSARTGAPLQGLFLRSARLVERRFELERELASKTAQVRLSARIVSGLPVCLVAALVLVSPDYRQGLSSPAGLGCVLVAALLDVVALLIIRRLMRSVL from the coding sequence ATGGAGACGCTCCTTTGCCTAGGTTCGGGCGCGTGCGCGGCCCTTGGCGCCTGGGCGCTCGCGGGTTCGGGAAGGGCCCGGATGCGTCCGCGAGGGGAGGGCATGCGTGCACTCGGCGCCATCGGGTGGCTTCGCGACCTGTGTGCGAGCCCGCCCATGGTGGCGCTTGGCAAGACCGACTACTGCCGCCGCATGGCCGATGAGCTTGCGAGAGACGTTAAGCTTGGCGCGCTGGGATTGGGTCGTGAGGCCGCGCCCGTGCTTGCGAGCGCCTGGCTATTGATTTGCGGCTGCGCTGGGCTTCTCGTGGCGCTGTCCTGGGTGGGCGCCGTGGCGGGCATTGCCGTGGGCGTCGTGGCGTCGCTTGCATGGTGCTCCGCTCGCGAGGCTGTGCGGAGGCGAGAGCTTGCGCGCCAGGTACCGGACGTCTTTCGATCTCTTGCCGGTGCGCTTGCCGCCGGCAGGACGCTCTCCCAGGCCATCTCGTATGTGGGGTCGCTTGGGGCGGGCCCGCTCAACCGGGAGTTTGCGAGGGCCTCGCTCATGGTCTCGTGCGGAACGTCTGCCACGGAGGCCGTCGAGCGGGTGTCGCGGGCAACGGATGCGCCCGGCGTCGAGCTCATGGTCTGTGCGCTCAGCGTGTCTGCGAGGACGGGGGCGCCGCTTCAGGGGCTGTTCCTGAGGTCTGCCCGCCTTGTCGAGAGGCGCTTCGAGCTCGAGCGCGAGCTCGCGTCAAAGACGGCGCAGGTGAGGCTGTCCGCGCGGATCGTGAGCGGGCTGCCGGTGTGCCTCGTGGCGGCACTCGTGCTTGTGTCGCCGGACTACCGGCAGGGACTGTCATCGCCGGCGGGCCTTGGCTGCGTGCTTGTGGCGGCCCTGCTCGACGTCGTGGCGCTTCTGATTATCCGGCGCCTCATGCGGTCGGTTCTGTGA
- the rsgA gene encoding ribosome small subunit-dependent GTPase A yields MGKRSQKARDKGKARRRSAGGGASRATDAGILESLPCVDELENVPSFADMGPVQARRDQLECVRERVAARLGEQAAASVELGCVVRLDRGFPLVACEGRTLRAEHAPEFAKGESAEAGIMPTVGDWVAVAVPPEHDMGVIHEVLARRNVFARWRGGRRGEFQTLAANLDGVIVVAALGADELPLARIARSVVLARDCGVRPSVVLTKADRKQTAEALAADVERVHRLVGAQGDVVVTSSVLGEGLDEVRSLVPAGRVAMILGESGAGKSTLLNALLGADALATGAVRERDDMGRHTTVARMMVKLPGAGVICDAPGLRSLPLVGHERGLAKAFPEISELAQTCRFRDCTHGDEPGCAVREAREAGELDEVRVESYLALADEMRASASTLDPDVVL; encoded by the coding sequence GTGGGCAAGAGGTCCCAAAAGGCTAGGGATAAGGGCAAGGCGAGGCGTCGCTCCGCAGGGGGCGGCGCCTCGCGCGCCACGGATGCGGGGATTCTCGAGTCGCTGCCTTGCGTCGACGAGCTGGAGAACGTCCCGTCGTTTGCGGACATGGGGCCTGTGCAGGCAAGGCGAGACCAGCTCGAGTGCGTCCGCGAGCGCGTGGCGGCTCGCCTGGGCGAGCAGGCCGCGGCATCCGTCGAGCTTGGGTGCGTCGTGAGGCTCGACCGCGGCTTTCCGCTCGTGGCCTGCGAGGGAAGGACGCTTCGCGCCGAGCATGCGCCGGAGTTCGCGAAGGGCGAGTCTGCCGAGGCGGGCATCATGCCCACCGTGGGAGACTGGGTGGCCGTCGCCGTGCCGCCCGAGCATGACATGGGCGTCATCCACGAGGTGCTTGCGCGCCGCAACGTCTTCGCCCGCTGGCGCGGTGGCAGGCGCGGCGAGTTCCAGACGCTTGCCGCCAACCTCGACGGCGTTATCGTCGTGGCGGCGCTCGGGGCCGACGAGCTGCCGCTGGCGCGGATCGCGCGTTCGGTGGTGCTTGCCAGGGACTGCGGCGTGCGACCGAGCGTCGTGCTCACGAAGGCAGACCGCAAGCAGACGGCCGAGGCGCTTGCGGCAGACGTCGAGCGCGTCCACAGGCTCGTGGGCGCGCAGGGAGACGTCGTGGTGACGTCCTCCGTGCTGGGCGAGGGCCTCGACGAGGTGCGCTCGCTCGTGCCCGCCGGACGCGTGGCCATGATCTTGGGCGAGAGTGGCGCGGGCAAGTCGACGCTGCTGAACGCCCTGCTTGGGGCAGACGCCCTGGCGACGGGCGCCGTGCGCGAGCGCGACGACATGGGCCGCCACACGACGGTGGCGCGCATGATGGTCAAGCTGCCGGGCGCGGGCGTCATCTGCGACGCGCCGGGCCTTCGCAGCCTTCCGCTCGTGGGGCACGAGCGCGGCCTTGCCAAGGCGTTCCCAGAGATCTCCGAGCTGGCGCAGACGTGTCGCTTCCGTGACTGCACGCACGGCGATGAGCCGGGGTGCGCCGTCCGCGAGGCGCGCGAGGCCGGCGAGCTCGACGAGGTGCGCGTCGAGTCCTACCTTGCGCTCGCAGACGAGATGCGCGCCAGTGCGAGCACGCTCGACCCAGACGTGGTGTTGTAG
- a CDS encoding 2-hydroxyacid dehydrogenase, which yields MKILFYDARDYDRDSFDAQLKNYPNIKVDYLEADLSPVTASLARGYDAVCAFVNSDASAMALEILRGFDVKLVLMRSAGFDAVNVPVAKDLGMTVLRVPAYSPEAIAEQAIGLGLCAARRIHKGYLRVRENDFSLQGLLGVNLHGKTAGIVGTGKIGAAMVRICNGFGMKVLGYDVYQNPALEGMVEYVELDELLRRSDLISLHCPLFDSNRHMINADAIDKMKDGVIFINTARGGLVDTKALIEGIRSGKIGAAGLDVYEEEGDNVFRNRSNTIIESVTSTLCSFPNVVMTSHQAFFTKEALASIAKTTLDNASAFANGEELTGPAVVC from the coding sequence ATGAAGATCCTGTTCTACGACGCCCGTGACTACGACCGCGACTCTTTTGACGCCCAGCTCAAGAACTACCCGAACATCAAGGTGGACTACCTCGAGGCGGACCTCTCGCCCGTGACCGCCTCCCTCGCCCGCGGCTATGACGCCGTGTGCGCCTTCGTCAACTCCGACGCCTCCGCCATGGCCCTCGAGATTCTCCGCGGCTTTGACGTGAAGCTCGTCCTTATGCGCTCCGCCGGCTTCGACGCCGTGAACGTGCCCGTGGCCAAGGACCTCGGCATGACGGTCCTGCGCGTGCCGGCCTACTCGCCCGAGGCCATCGCCGAGCAGGCCATCGGCCTGGGCCTGTGCGCCGCCCGCCGCATCCACAAGGGCTACCTGCGCGTGCGCGAGAACGACTTCTCCCTGCAGGGCCTTCTCGGCGTGAACCTGCACGGCAAGACGGCCGGCATCGTGGGCACCGGAAAGATCGGCGCCGCCATGGTCCGCATCTGCAACGGCTTCGGCATGAAGGTACTGGGCTATGACGTCTACCAGAACCCCGCGCTCGAGGGCATGGTCGAGTACGTCGAGCTCGACGAGCTGCTGCGCCGCTCCGACCTCATCTCGCTGCACTGCCCGCTGTTCGACAGCAACCGTCACATGATCAACGCCGACGCCATCGACAAGATGAAGGACGGCGTCATCTTCATCAACACCGCCCGCGGTGGCCTCGTCGACACCAAGGCGCTCATCGAGGGCATCCGCTCCGGCAAGATCGGCGCCGCCGGCCTGGACGTGTACGAGGAGGAGGGCGACAACGTCTTCCGCAACCGCTCGAACACGATCATCGAGTCGGTCACCTCGACGCTCTGCTCGTTCCCGAACGTGGTCATGACGAGCCACCAGGCGTTCTTCACCAAGGAGGCCCTCGCCTCCATCGCCAAGACGACGCTCGACAACGCCTCCGCGTTCGCCAATGGCGAGGAGCTCACCGGTCCCGCCGTCGTCTGCTAG
- a CDS encoding TadE/TadG family type IV pilus assembly protein — protein sequence MEAALFVPVLMLLLALLLQPSFLLYTRAVMQQAASEGLRVLATREQGGVATQEACESYVRRRLRAVPCVEAFHVGGDEGWNVTCEGDASLGSVSVEVEGRLRPLPLVGVLTSMLGEADGDLVVVRVRVQARTRPDWLEGSYADWVSMWG from the coding sequence GTGGAGGCGGCGCTGTTTGTGCCCGTCCTCATGCTGCTGCTCGCCCTGCTGCTCCAGCCGTCGTTTCTGCTCTATACGCGCGCCGTCATGCAGCAGGCCGCCTCAGAGGGGCTTCGCGTGCTCGCGACGCGCGAGCAGGGAGGCGTGGCCACGCAGGAGGCATGCGAGTCATACGTGCGGAGGCGTCTGCGGGCCGTGCCCTGCGTCGAGGCGTTTCACGTGGGCGGCGACGAGGGATGGAACGTCACGTGTGAGGGAGACGCCTCGTTGGGCTCTGTGAGCGTCGAGGTCGAGGGACGGCTGAGGCCGCTGCCGCTCGTGGGCGTGCTCACCTCGATGCTCGGCGAGGCGGATGGCGACTTGGTCGTGGTGCGGGTGCGCGTGCAGGCAAGGACGAGACCGGATTGGTTGGAGGGAAGCTATGCAGACTGGGTGTCCATGTGGGGATAA
- a CDS encoding type II secretion system F family protein, producing the protein MWWLASGAAAGAAAYLLLGGVQADRGRARALLARVVAVPALRRAREREVSARVVAACERQVPEMLDILALGLSAGLSFDASLALYCERSEAELARQLLRAMRGWQMGLEGRREALEGLAARIDAPSLARFCAAVCEALSFGAPLAQTLERQADAIREEQRASVQQRIEEVPVRMLVPLGTLVVPAMLLAILGPLLCAALGS; encoded by the coding sequence ATGTGGTGGCTGGCGAGCGGTGCCGCAGCCGGGGCGGCGGCGTACCTGCTGCTCGGCGGTGTTCAGGCTGACCGCGGGCGCGCCCGGGCGCTGCTTGCGAGGGTAGTGGCCGTGCCGGCGCTCAGGCGTGCGCGTGAGCGGGAGGTGAGCGCCCGCGTCGTGGCCGCATGCGAGCGGCAGGTGCCCGAGATGCTCGACATCCTGGCCCTTGGCCTGTCTGCGGGGCTGTCGTTTGATGCCTCGCTTGCCCTGTACTGCGAGAGAAGCGAGGCCGAGCTTGCCAGGCAGCTGCTTCGGGCAATGCGCGGCTGGCAGATGGGCCTTGAGGGCAGGCGAGAGGCGCTTGAGGGTCTGGCTGCCCGTATCGACGCCCCCTCGCTCGCGCGCTTTTGCGCCGCGGTGTGCGAGGCGCTCTCGTTTGGGGCGCCGCTCGCGCAGACGCTCGAGCGGCAGGCGGATGCCATCAGGGAGGAGCAGCGAGCGAGCGTGCAGCAGCGCATCGAGGAGGTGCCGGTGAGGATGCTTGTCCCCCTGGGAACGCTCGTCGTGCCGGCGATGCTGCTCGCCATTCTGGGGCCGCTGCTGTGCGCGGCGCTTGGCTCGTGA
- a CDS encoding cation-translocating P-type ATPase encodes MREYLSSANGVLGQLGSSHDEGLSSGEAEARLAKNGPNKLKEQAKTPLWIRFFQQMADPMVIMLIAAAVISAVTGAIQGEMDFADVIIIMTVVIINSALGVIQEAKSEEALAALQEMSAAQSKVIRDGKLVMLHSSELVVGDVVLLEAGDSVPADCRVLESASMKIEEAALTGESVPVEKHAEQISLAEGADDVPLGDRKNMCYMGSTVVYGRGRAVVVATGMDTEMGKIAGALTEAAEELTPLQVKLDELSHILTKLVIVICVVIFAVDVLRHGFGNMAEEPSLLLNTFMVAVSLAVAAIPEGLVAVVTIVLSLGVTKMARRQAIIRNLSAVETLGCTQVICSDKTGTLTQNKMTVVRHATEDLAAHVRAMALCSDAEWDEAAAEAVGEPTEAALVADAAKEGMPKADLTNEYRRIGEAPFDSGRKMMSVVCETPAGHIVQFTKGAPDEVLKRCTRIRREDGVVALTDEMREGILAKNKEMADGALRVLAAAEREWDAAPASYDAAALEDDLTYLGLSGMIDPERPEVAAAIEEAHAAGIRTVMITGDHIDTAVAIAKNLGIISDRSQAITGVELDRMSDEELDAHIEDFGVYARVQPEHKTRIVEAWKSRNMVVAMTGDGVNDAPSIKRANIGVGMGITGTDVTKNVADMVLADDNFATIISACEEGRRIYDNIRKVIQFLLSSNLAEVFSVFVATLVGFTLFQPVQLLWVNLVTDCFPALALGMEDAEGDIMHRKPRKATDGVFAGHMGADCIVQGIIITLLVLASFFAGVYFDMGYIDVADMIAGTADEEGVMMAFITLNMIEIFHCFNMRSRRTSLFKMRKQNWWLWGAAALALVLTLIVVEVEPLAMMFFGVPGLELTGSLTALGLAFLIIPVVEVQKAIMRHIEKED; translated from the coding sequence GTGAGAGAGTATCTGTCGAGCGCCAACGGGGTGCTGGGCCAGCTTGGCTCGAGCCATGACGAGGGCCTGAGCTCGGGCGAGGCCGAGGCACGCCTGGCCAAGAACGGCCCGAACAAGCTCAAGGAGCAGGCTAAGACGCCGCTGTGGATCAGGTTCTTCCAGCAGATGGCCGACCCCATGGTCATCATGCTCATCGCCGCCGCCGTCATCAGTGCGGTGACGGGCGCCATCCAGGGCGAGATGGACTTCGCCGACGTCATCATCATCATGACGGTGGTCATCATCAACTCGGCGCTTGGCGTCATCCAGGAGGCCAAGAGCGAGGAGGCCCTCGCGGCCCTGCAGGAGATGAGTGCCGCCCAGTCCAAGGTCATCCGTGACGGCAAGCTCGTGATGCTGCACTCCTCCGAGCTCGTCGTGGGCGACGTCGTGCTGCTCGAGGCCGGCGACTCGGTGCCGGCCGACTGCCGTGTGCTCGAGAGCGCCTCGATGAAGATCGAGGAGGCGGCGCTCACGGGCGAGTCCGTGCCCGTCGAGAAGCACGCCGAGCAGATCTCGCTTGCCGAGGGCGCCGACGACGTACCTCTGGGAGACCGCAAGAACATGTGCTACATGGGCTCGACCGTCGTCTACGGACGCGGCCGCGCCGTCGTGGTGGCTACGGGCATGGACACCGAGATGGGCAAGATCGCCGGTGCCCTCACCGAGGCCGCCGAGGAGCTCACACCGCTGCAGGTGAAGCTCGACGAGCTCTCCCACATCCTCACGAAGCTCGTCATCGTCATCTGCGTGGTTATCTTCGCCGTCGACGTCCTGCGCCACGGCTTTGGCAACATGGCCGAGGAGCCGAGCCTTCTGCTCAACACCTTCATGGTGGCGGTCTCGCTGGCCGTCGCCGCCATCCCCGAGGGCCTCGTGGCCGTCGTCACGATCGTGCTCTCCCTTGGCGTCACCAAGATGGCCAGGCGCCAGGCCATCATCCGCAACCTCTCCGCCGTCGAGACGCTTGGCTGCACCCAGGTCATCTGCTCGGACAAGACGGGCACGCTCACGCAGAACAAGATGACGGTCGTGCGCCACGCCACCGAGGATCTCGCCGCCCACGTGCGCGCCATGGCGCTGTGCTCGGACGCCGAGTGGGACGAGGCCGCCGCTGAGGCCGTGGGTGAGCCCACGGAGGCCGCGCTCGTGGCCGACGCCGCCAAGGAGGGCATGCCCAAGGCGGACCTTACGAACGAGTACCGCCGCATCGGCGAGGCGCCGTTCGACTCGGGCCGCAAGATGATGTCGGTGGTGTGCGAGACTCCGGCCGGCCACATCGTGCAGTTCACGAAGGGCGCGCCCGACGAGGTGCTCAAGCGCTGCACGAGGATTCGCCGCGAGGACGGCGTCGTTGCGCTCACCGATGAGATGCGCGAAGGCATCCTGGCCAAGAACAAGGAGATGGCCGACGGCGCGCTGCGCGTGCTTGCGGCCGCCGAGCGCGAGTGGGACGCCGCCCCTGCGAGCTATGACGCCGCCGCCCTCGAGGACGACCTCACTTACCTGGGCCTCTCCGGCATGATCGACCCCGAGCGTCCCGAGGTGGCCGCCGCCATCGAGGAGGCCCACGCCGCCGGCATCCGCACAGTCATGATCACGGGCGACCACATCGACACGGCCGTGGCCATCGCCAAGAACCTCGGCATCATCTCCGACCGCTCCCAGGCCATCACGGGCGTGGAGCTCGATCGCATGAGCGACGAGGAACTCGACGCCCACATCGAGGACTTCGGCGTGTACGCCCGCGTGCAGCCCGAGCACAAGACGCGCATCGTCGAGGCCTGGAAGAGCCGCAACATGGTCGTGGCCATGACGGGCGACGGCGTGAACGACGCGCCGTCAATCAAGCGCGCCAACATCGGCGTTGGCATGGGCATCACGGGCACCGACGTCACCAAGAACGTCGCCGACATGGTGCTCGCAGACGACAACTTCGCCACGATCATCTCCGCGTGCGAGGAAGGCCGCCGCATCTACGACAACATCCGCAAGGTCATCCAGTTCCTGCTGTCCTCGAACCTCGCCGAGGTGTTCTCGGTCTTTGTCGCAACGCTCGTGGGCTTTACGCTGTTCCAGCCCGTGCAGCTTCTGTGGGTCAACCTCGTGACGGACTGCTTCCCGGCGCTGGCGCTTGGCATGGAGGACGCCGAGGGCGACATCATGCACAGAAAGCCCCGCAAGGCCACGGACGGCGTGTTCGCCGGCCACATGGGCGCCGACTGCATCGTGCAGGGCATCATCATCACGCTGCTCGTTCTCGCGAGCTTCTTCGCGGGCGTCTACTTCGACATGGGCTACATCGACGTGGCCGACATGATTGCCGGCACGGCCGACGAGGAAGGCGTCATGATGGCGTTCATCACGCTCAACATGATCGAGATCTTCCACTGCTTCAACATGCGCAGCCGCCGCACCTCGCTGTTCAAGATGAGGAAGCAGAACTGGTGGCTGTGGGGCGCCGCCGCGCTTGCGCTCGTGCTGACGCTCATCGTCGTCGAGGTCGAGCCGCTCGCCATGATGTTCTTTGGCGTCCCGGGACTTGAGCTCACCGGGTCGCTCACGGCGCTTGGCCTGGCCTTCCTCATCATCCCGGTGGTCGAGGTCCAGAAGGCCATCATGCGCCACATCGAGAAGGAGGACTAG
- a CDS encoding CpaF family protein: protein MGVLERVRELGIDRVEDGREEGRERQRELRERLKRGLVERLGLSEVAALVGDGASELVREELAVACRAVLNEEGFSELGDGERDELVRRVIDEVIGLGPLQPLLDDPTITEVMVNGCASVYCEREGRLLPVEASFDSPEQVMLVMDRILAPLGRRLDDASPIVNARLANGYRVNAVIAPVAMDGPAVTIRKFSGQIRTLESLVELGSLPVWFSRLLSWSVRLRQDIAVAGGTGSGKTTLLNALSAEIPQDERIVTIEDSAELHFEEGLHVVRLEARDASIEGTGAVTIRMLVTNALRMRPDRIVVGEVRGEECIDMLQAMNTGHDGSLTTLHAGTPVEAISRLVLMARFGMDLPASLIEEQVATALDLIVMSRRMPNGTRVVSTMSEVACSTEGRVELSEVVSFDAGARSWRLVREPAFVGQAVRDGLLDAEEVEAWRRSFA from the coding sequence ATGGGCGTGCTCGAGCGCGTGCGCGAGCTTGGGATCGATCGCGTCGAGGACGGGCGGGAGGAGGGCCGCGAGCGCCAGCGCGAGTTGAGGGAGCGCCTGAAGCGCGGCCTCGTCGAGCGCCTGGGGCTGAGCGAGGTCGCGGCGCTCGTGGGCGACGGGGCGTCCGAGCTCGTGCGCGAGGAGCTTGCCGTGGCGTGCCGCGCCGTGCTCAACGAGGAGGGCTTCTCGGAGCTCGGCGACGGCGAGCGAGACGAGCTCGTGCGCCGGGTCATCGATGAGGTCATCGGGTTGGGCCCGCTCCAGCCCCTCTTGGATGACCCAACGATCACCGAGGTCATGGTGAACGGGTGCGCCTCGGTCTATTGCGAGCGAGAGGGGCGCCTGCTTCCCGTGGAGGCGTCGTTCGACTCGCCCGAGCAGGTCATGCTCGTCATGGACCGCATCCTGGCGCCCCTGGGAAGGCGCCTCGATGACGCGAGCCCCATCGTGAACGCGCGCCTTGCCAACGGATACCGCGTGAACGCGGTCATCGCGCCCGTTGCCATGGATGGGCCGGCCGTGACCATCCGCAAGTTCTCGGGTCAGATCAGGACGCTCGAGAGCCTTGTGGAGCTGGGGTCTTTGCCCGTCTGGTTCTCGCGCCTGCTCTCGTGGTCCGTGCGGCTCAGGCAAGACATCGCGGTGGCGGGCGGCACGGGCTCGGGCAAGACGACGCTGCTCAACGCGCTCTCTGCGGAGATTCCCCAGGACGAGCGCATCGTGACGATCGAGGACTCGGCCGAGCTGCACTTCGAGGAGGGCCTGCATGTGGTGAGGCTCGAGGCTCGAGACGCCTCCATCGAGGGCACGGGAGCCGTGACGATCCGCATGCTCGTGACGAACGCCCTGCGCATGAGGCCCGATCGCATCGTCGTGGGCGAGGTGAGGGGAGAGGAGTGCATCGACATGCTCCAGGCCATGAACACGGGCCACGATGGCTCTCTCACCACGCTGCACGCTGGCACGCCCGTCGAGGCGATCTCCAGACTCGTGCTCATGGCGCGCTTTGGCATGGACCTGCCTGCCTCGCTCATCGAGGAGCAGGTGGCAACCGCCCTTGACCTCATTGTCATGTCGAGGCGCATGCCCAATGGCACACGTGTCGTCTCTACGATGAGCGAGGTTGCCTGCTCCACGGAAGGAAGGGTGGAGCTTTCCGAGGTCGTGTCGTTTGACGCAGGCGCTCGCTCGTGGCGGCTCGTTCGCGAGCCCGCGTTCGTGGGCCAGGCCGTTCGAGACGGCCTGCTTGACGCGGAGGAGGTTGAGGCATGGAGACGCTCCTTTGCCTAG
- a CDS encoding P-loop NTPase produces MATWVICAGEREAERLCDYVRSCDASASVVSVGDPRVLRRRLRSDLAGSCVIVGEGFAGPDPVNVAAAIVRDGTADEVILALESTSGSMRSRARRAGVTSVLTHADLAARQGSTAVRAQGDGHARVPGPAARGGDASRDEAALREPAPRRANVPVIVLVSGRGGVGKSTLAAMFGHAAAGWGLDVALLDLDLAFGNLASLCGAERPGDLASLAAGVTSDEELERSGVRVAERLAVWGPCRAPEYAETVQPVVADVIARLTHAHDLVIVDTSSNWGDAVACAAQMADRLVIVSDERPGAIPALARCGSLAVRLGVARTRIVRLMNGCDPRRRDESFVARAAVGLECAREVRVLDGGLDLVELASAGECGQLSASGNPAAQDASRGLAGLLKELGALPECEAAHAALEGAQRRRRLFGLPREAS; encoded by the coding sequence ATGGCAACGTGGGTGATCTGCGCGGGGGAGCGCGAGGCCGAGCGGCTTTGCGACTATGTGCGCTCGTGCGATGCGTCTGCGAGTGTGGTGAGCGTGGGCGACCCACGTGTGCTCAGGCGCCGGCTGCGAAGCGACCTGGCGGGTTCGTGCGTCATCGTGGGGGAGGGCTTTGCCGGCCCGGACCCGGTGAACGTTGCCGCAGCCATCGTGCGTGACGGCACGGCCGATGAGGTGATCCTCGCGCTTGAGTCAACGTCTGGCTCCATGCGCTCGCGGGCAAGGCGCGCGGGCGTCACGAGCGTGCTCACCCATGCCGACCTCGCCGCCCGCCAGGGCAGCACGGCGGTTCGGGCGCAAGGGGATGGTCATGCGCGCGTGCCCGGGCCGGCGGCGAGGGGAGGGGACGCGTCCCGGGACGAGGCCGCGCTGCGCGAGCCTGCGCCCCGGCGGGCCAACGTTCCCGTCATCGTGCTCGTCTCGGGCAGGGGTGGTGTTGGGAAGAGCACGCTGGCGGCGATGTTTGGGCACGCGGCCGCGGGATGGGGCCTTGACGTGGCCCTGCTCGACCTTGACCTCGCGTTCGGCAACCTCGCGAGCCTGTGCGGTGCCGAGCGCCCCGGGGACCTAGCGTCGCTTGCCGCGGGCGTGACGTCCGACGAGGAGCTCGAGCGCTCGGGCGTGAGGGTTGCGGAGCGCCTGGCCGTATGGGGCCCGTGCAGGGCGCCCGAGTACGCCGAGACGGTGCAGCCAGTCGTGGCAGACGTCATCGCGCGGCTCACGCACGCGCATGACCTCGTGATTGTCGACACGTCGAGCAACTGGGGAGACGCGGTGGCCTGCGCCGCCCAGATGGCGGACAGGCTCGTCATCGTCTCTGACGAGCGGCCCGGGGCCATTCCGGCACTTGCCCGCTGCGGGAGCCTTGCCGTGAGGCTGGGCGTGGCGCGGACGCGCATCGTGCGGCTCATGAACGGATGCGACCCACGCAGGCGAGACGAGTCGTTCGTGGCGCGCGCTGCCGTGGGGCTCGAGTGCGCCCGTGAGGTTCGCGTGCTCGACGGCGGGCTCGACCTCGTGGAGCTCGCGTCTGCCGGGGAGTGCGGGCAGCTGTCGGCGTCTGGCAACCCGGCGGCGCAGGATGCCTCGCGCGGACTTGCCGGCCTTCTGAAGGAGCTCGGGGCGCTTCCCGAGTGCGAGGCCGCCCATGCGGCCCTCGAGGGTGCCCAACGCCGTCGCAGGCTCTTTGGCCTGCCGCGGGAGGCGAGCTAG